One Streptomyces coeruleorubidus DNA segment encodes these proteins:
- a CDS encoding MoaD/ThiS family protein, with product MPKVTVRYWAAAKAAAGVAEEPYEAATLAEALDGVRERHPGELERVLRRCSFLVDGDPVGTRGHETVRLADGGTVEVLPPFAGG from the coding sequence ATGCCAAAGGTCACGGTGCGCTACTGGGCCGCCGCCAAGGCCGCCGCCGGGGTGGCCGAGGAGCCGTACGAGGCGGCCACGCTCGCCGAGGCGCTCGACGGAGTGCGTGAGCGACACCCCGGCGAACTCGAGCGCGTGCTGCGGCGATGCTCGTTCCTCGTGGACGGTGACCCCGTGGGCACCCGCGGACATGAGACGGTACGGCTGGCCGACGGCGGCACGGTCGAGGTGCTCCCGCCGTTCGCAGGAGGGTGA
- a CDS encoding LacI family DNA-binding transcriptional regulator, translated as MAKVTRDDVARLAGTSTAVVSYVINNGPRPVAPATRERVLAAIKELGYRPDRVAQAMASRRTDLIGLIVPDARQPFFGEMAHAVEQAASERGKMVLVGNSDYVGEREVHYLRAFLGMRVSGLILVSHALNDLAAAEIDAWDARVVLLHERPEAIDDVAVVTDDLGGAQLAVRHLLEHGYEYVACMGGIAETPAVGDPVSDHVEGWRRAMDEAGISTEGRLFEALYNRYDAYQAALKILSGPERPPAIFCSTDDQAIGLLRAARELRIDVPGELAVAGFDDIKEAALTDPPLTTIASDRSAMARAAVDLVLDDGLRVAGARRERLKVFPSRLVVRHSCGCA; from the coding sequence GTGGCCAAGGTGACTCGGGATGATGTGGCGCGGCTGGCAGGGACTTCCACTGCCGTGGTCAGTTATGTCATCAACAACGGACCCCGGCCGGTCGCCCCGGCCACGCGCGAGCGTGTCCTCGCCGCGATCAAGGAGCTGGGGTACCGGCCCGACCGGGTCGCGCAAGCGATGGCGTCCCGGCGTACGGATCTCATAGGCCTGATCGTGCCGGACGCGCGCCAGCCCTTCTTCGGGGAGATGGCGCACGCGGTCGAACAGGCCGCGTCCGAGCGCGGAAAGATGGTGCTCGTCGGGAACTCCGACTACGTCGGCGAGCGTGAGGTCCACTACCTGCGGGCCTTCCTGGGCATGCGCGTCTCCGGGCTCATCCTGGTCAGCCACGCGCTCAACGACCTGGCCGCCGCCGAGATCGACGCCTGGGACGCCCGGGTCGTGCTGCTGCACGAGCGGCCCGAGGCCATCGACGACGTCGCCGTCGTCACGGACGACCTGGGCGGCGCCCAGCTCGCCGTACGGCACCTGCTGGAGCACGGCTACGAGTACGTCGCCTGTATGGGCGGCATAGCCGAGACCCCGGCCGTCGGCGACCCGGTCTCCGACCACGTCGAGGGCTGGCGGCGCGCGATGGACGAGGCGGGCATCTCCACGGAGGGCCGCCTCTTCGAGGCCCTCTACAACCGCTACGACGCCTACCAGGCCGCCCTGAAGATCCTCTCCGGTCCCGAGCGCCCGCCCGCGATCTTCTGCTCCACCGACGACCAGGCGATCGGCCTGCTGCGGGCCGCGCGCGAACTGCGGATCGACGTGCCCGGCGAGCTTGCGGTGGCCGGCTTCGACGACATCAAGGAAGCGGCGCTGACCGACCCGCCCCTGACGACGATCGCCTCGGACCGTTCGGCGATGGCCCGCGCGGCGGTGGACCTCGTCCTCGACGACGGACTGCGCGTGGCGGGGGCCCGCCGGGAGCGGCTGAAGGTGTTCCCCTCGCGGCTGGTCGTACGGCACTCCTGCGGCTGCGCGTAG
- a CDS encoding response regulator transcription factor: MSSLLLLTNALQPSTEVLPALGLLLHNVRVAPAEGPALVDTPGADVILVDGRRDLPQVRSLCQLLRSTGPGCPLVLIVTEGGLAAVTADWGIDDVLLDTAGPAEVEARLRLAMGRQQIVSDDSPMEIRNGDLSVDEATYSAKLKGRVLDLTFKEFELLKYLAQHPGRVFTRAQLLQEVWGYDYFGGTRTVDVHVRRLRAKLGPEHESLIGTVRNVGYRFVTPEKVERAAEEAKAKAATEKPDNEDESVALDATEARTKA, encoded by the coding sequence ATGAGTTCTCTGCTGCTCCTGACCAACGCCCTCCAGCCGTCGACGGAGGTGCTCCCCGCCCTCGGCCTGCTCCTGCACAACGTGCGGGTGGCCCCCGCGGAGGGCCCCGCCCTCGTCGACACCCCCGGCGCCGACGTCATCCTCGTCGACGGCCGCCGCGATCTGCCGCAGGTCCGCAGCCTGTGTCAGCTGCTCCGTTCGACCGGACCCGGCTGCCCGCTCGTCCTCATCGTCACGGAGGGCGGTCTCGCCGCCGTCACCGCCGACTGGGGCATCGACGACGTCCTGCTCGACACCGCCGGCCCGGCGGAGGTCGAGGCGCGGCTGCGGCTGGCCATGGGACGCCAGCAGATCGTCAGCGACGACTCCCCGATGGAGATCCGCAACGGCGACCTGTCGGTCGACGAGGCGACGTACTCCGCCAAGCTCAAGGGTCGGGTCCTCGACCTCACCTTCAAGGAGTTCGAGCTCCTGAAGTACCTCGCGCAGCACCCCGGCCGCGTCTTCACGCGCGCCCAGCTGCTCCAGGAGGTCTGGGGCTACGACTACTTCGGCGGTACGCGCACGGTCGACGTGCACGTACGGCGGCTGCGCGCCAAGCTCGGCCCCGAGCACGAGTCGCTGATCGGCACCGTCCGGAACGTCGGTTATCGATTCGTTACGCCGGAGAAGGTGGAGCGCGCCGCCGAGGAGGCGAAGGCCAAGGCGGCCACGGAAAAGCCGGACAACGAGGACGAGTCGGTCGCTTTGGACGCCACCGAGGCGCGTACCAAGGCGTAA
- a CDS encoding S1C family serine protease, whose amino-acid sequence MTESFHRSGEYENPYEGQQQAPVNPEWPPPPAYTPAPAPKKRNRGTVALLAAVAIVAAAIGGGTAYGIQELTGSDTVASSSTSTNVVPSSQKGTVAGVAKAVSPSIVEISADSNAGSSTGSGVIITSDGEIITNNHVVTGASQIKVATSDGESYSAKVVGTDSKKDLALIKLENASGLKAATLGDSSGVQVGDQVVAIGSPEGLSGTVTSGIISALDRDVTVPTDQDQGQQQSQQGDGWPFEFGGRQFNGDTGSDTTTYKALQTDASLNPGNSGGALIDMNGNIIGINSAMYSPAGAASSSSDAGSVGLGFAIPINTVKADLAKLRAGATG is encoded by the coding sequence ATGACCGAGAGCTTCCACCGCAGTGGCGAGTACGAGAACCCTTACGAGGGTCAGCAGCAGGCCCCGGTGAACCCCGAGTGGCCGCCTCCGCCGGCGTACACCCCGGCACCCGCTCCGAAGAAGCGCAACCGTGGCACCGTCGCCCTGCTCGCCGCCGTGGCGATCGTCGCCGCGGCGATCGGCGGCGGCACCGCCTACGGCATACAGGAGCTGACGGGCAGCGACACCGTCGCCTCCAGCTCCACCAGCACCAACGTGGTGCCGTCCAGCCAGAAGGGCACGGTCGCCGGCGTCGCCAAGGCGGTCAGCCCCAGCATCGTCGAGATCAGCGCCGACTCCAACGCCGGTTCCTCCACCGGCTCGGGCGTGATCATCACGAGCGACGGCGAGATCATCACCAACAACCACGTCGTCACCGGCGCCTCGCAGATCAAGGTGGCGACCAGCGACGGCGAGTCGTACTCCGCGAAGGTCGTCGGCACCGACAGCAAGAAGGACCTCGCGCTGATCAAGCTGGAGAACGCCTCCGGCCTGAAGGCGGCGACGCTCGGCGACTCCTCCGGGGTGCAGGTCGGCGACCAGGTCGTGGCGATCGGCTCCCCCGAGGGCCTGTCCGGCACCGTCACCAGCGGCATCATCTCGGCCCTCGACCGTGACGTCACGGTCCCGACGGACCAGGACCAGGGACAGCAGCAGTCTCAGCAGGGCGACGGGTGGCCGTTCGAGTTCGGCGGGCGGCAGTTCAACGGCGACACCGGCTCGGACACCACGACGTACAAGGCGCTCCAGACCGACGCGTCCCTCAACCCGGGCAACTCCGGCGGCGCGCTGATCGACATGAACGGCAACATCATCGGGATCAACTCCGCGATGTACTCGCCGGCGGGCGCCGCCTCCTCGTCCTCCGACGCGGGCAGCGTGGGCCTGGGCTTCGCGATCCCGATCAACACCGTCAAGGCCGACCTCGCCAAGCTGCGGGCCGGCGCCACCGGCTGA
- a CDS encoding sensor histidine kinase → MNKVVRRFRSLPIRSRLALLVAAAVAFAVAAVSVTCWFIVQGKLYDQVDGDLKSSFRTLQADDFDALTKTCPQTPSNTLGGAPRPQTYAQVVRADGRVCLFSNLMPQVKVTSGDKAVAKDPDPTTARLRNGTDSDGNSVRVLTTAVVVKDGPFQQGVAADYALVIAVPLKGTESTLNELALILLLVSGVGVLGAGAAGLAVARAGLRPVDKLTEAVEHVARTEDLDIRIPVDDADEDEVARLSRSFNSMTSALASSRELQQQLIADAGHELRTPLTSLRTNIELLTRSEETGRPIPEADRKALLASVKAQMTELAALIGDLQELSRPDTGQHSGRTQIVSWQDIVDSALRRARLRGPELTITADVQPWFVRAEPSALERAVVNILDNAVKFSPEGGRIEVRLSEGVLTVRDHGPGIPADELPHVFDRFWRSPSARALPGSGLGLSIVARTVQQAGGEVSLSHAEGGHGGDGTAAGGGGASAGQPHPRRRIARIRYRYIVVCRTDGRGG, encoded by the coding sequence GTGAACAAGGTCGTACGCCGGTTCCGCTCCCTGCCGATCCGGTCCCGGCTGGCGCTGCTGGTGGCGGCAGCGGTGGCGTTCGCGGTGGCGGCGGTTTCGGTGACGTGCTGGTTCATCGTGCAGGGGAAGTTGTACGACCAGGTGGACGGCGATCTGAAGTCGTCGTTCCGGACCCTTCAGGCGGACGATTTCGACGCGCTGACGAAGACGTGTCCCCAGACGCCCTCGAACACGCTCGGCGGGGCCCCGCGCCCGCAGACCTACGCGCAGGTCGTCAGGGCCGACGGCAGGGTCTGCCTGTTCAGCAACCTCATGCCCCAGGTGAAGGTCACGAGTGGCGACAAGGCCGTGGCCAAGGACCCCGACCCCACGACGGCCAGGCTGCGCAACGGCACCGACAGCGACGGCAACTCCGTGCGGGTGCTGACCACGGCGGTCGTCGTGAAGGACGGCCCGTTCCAGCAGGGCGTGGCCGCCGACTACGCGCTGGTCATCGCGGTCCCTCTCAAGGGCACGGAGTCCACGCTCAACGAACTGGCGCTGATCCTGCTGCTGGTCTCCGGCGTAGGGGTGCTGGGCGCCGGTGCGGCCGGCCTCGCGGTGGCCCGGGCGGGCCTGCGCCCGGTCGACAAACTCACGGAAGCCGTCGAGCACGTGGCCCGCACGGAGGATCTGGACATCCGCATCCCCGTGGACGACGCCGACGAGGACGAGGTGGCCCGCCTCTCCCGTTCCTTCAACTCCATGACCTCGGCCCTGGCCAGCTCCCGGGAGCTCCAGCAACAGCTCATCGCGGACGCCGGCCACGAACTCCGCACGCCGCTCACCTCGCTGCGCACCAACATCGAACTCCTCACCCGCAGCGAGGAGACGGGCCGCCCCATCCCCGAGGCCGACCGCAAGGCGCTCCTCGCGTCGGTGAAGGCACAGATGACGGAGCTGGCCGCGCTCATCGGCGACCTGCAGGAACTGTCCCGCCCGGACACCGGCCAGCACTCCGGCCGGACGCAGATCGTCTCCTGGCAGGACATCGTCGACTCGGCCCTGCGGCGGGCGCGGTTGCGCGGCCCGGAGCTGACGATCACGGCGGACGTCCAGCCGTGGTTCGTGCGCGCGGAACCCTCCGCCCTGGAACGGGCGGTGGTCAACATCCTCGACAACGCGGTGAAGTTCAGCCCGGAGGGCGGCAGGATCGAGGTGCGCCTGTCCGAGGGTGTCCTGACGGTCCGCGACCACGGCCCGGGCATCCCCGCCGACGAACTCCCCCACGTCTTCGACCGCTTCTGGCGTTCGCCGAGTGCGCGCGCCCTGCCTGGCTCGGGACTGGGCCTGTCGATCGTGGCACGGACCGTGCAGCAGGCGGGCGGCGAGGTGTCGCTGTCCCACGCCGAGGGGGGGCACGGTGGCGACGGTACGGCTGCCGGGGGCGGCGGTGCCTCCGCCGGACAGCCTCACCCTCGCCGACGAATAGCCCGGATC
- a CDS encoding response regulator transcription factor: MSPADGDRDSQRILIVDDEPAVREALQRSLAFEGYETEVAVDGADALEKAAAYRPDLVVLDIQMPRMDGLTAARRIRGTGDTTPILMLTARDTVGDRVTGLDAGADDYLVKPFELDELFARIRALLRRSSYAAAVGAGNPADEDALTFADLRMDLATREVTRGGRRVELTRTEFTLLEMFMAHPRQVLTREQILKAVWGFDFEPSSNSLDVYVMYLRRKTEAGGEPRLVHTVRGVGYVLRQGGAE, translated from the coding sequence ATGAGCCCCGCAGACGGCGACCGTGACTCCCAGCGCATCCTGATCGTCGACGACGAGCCGGCGGTACGCGAAGCACTCCAGCGCAGCCTCGCCTTCGAGGGGTACGAGACCGAGGTCGCCGTGGACGGCGCGGACGCCCTGGAGAAGGCCGCAGCGTACCGCCCCGACCTGGTCGTCCTGGACATCCAGATGCCCCGCATGGACGGCCTGACGGCAGCGCGCCGCATCCGCGGCACCGGCGACACGACCCCGATCCTCATGCTCACGGCCCGCGACACGGTCGGGGACCGGGTGACGGGCCTCGACGCGGGCGCCGACGACTACCTGGTCAAACCCTTCGAACTGGACGAACTCTTCGCCCGCATCCGGGCCCTGCTCCGCCGCAGCTCCTACGCGGCGGCCGTCGGCGCGGGGAACCCGGCCGACGAGGACGCCCTCACCTTCGCCGACCTGCGCATGGACCTCGCGACGCGCGAGGTCACCCGGGGCGGCCGGCGAGTGGAGCTGACCCGCACGGAGTTCACGCTGCTGGAGATGTTCATGGCACACCCACGCCAGGTCCTCACCCGGGAGCAGATCCTGAAGGCGGTCTGGGGCTTCGACTTCGAGCCGTCGTCGAACTCCCTCGACGTCTACGTCATGTACCTGCGCCGCAAGACCGAGGCCGGTGGCGAGCCGCGCCTCGTGCACACGGTTCGGGGTGTGGGCTACGTGTTGCGGCAGGGCGGCGCGGAGTGA
- a CDS encoding alpha/beta hydrolase, translating to MSTGPAGHVARSTDRPHSETTRGTSVRSQLRRFLRTSDGVTIDAVYDPGAVVYDRDDVVYDISRTPADHPVFVVAHGFTGAVDRPHVRRVAQAFTRYGAVVTFSFRGHGASGGRSTVGDREVLDLAAAVRWARELGHARVGTVGFSMGGSVVLRHAALVEEGTDAVVSVSAPARWYYRGTAPMRRLHWLVTRPEGRVVSRYGFRTRIHHRDWDPVPLSPVEAVPRIAPTPLLIVHGDADGYFPVDHPRMLAAAAADQGELWLEPGMGHAEHAASDELLGRIGEWVVGRAG from the coding sequence ATGAGCACTGGTCCGGCAGGTCATGTGGCGCGTTCCACCGATCGTCCGCACTCCGAGACGACTCGAGGAACGTCTGTGCGATCCCAATTGCGGAGGTTTCTGCGCACGTCCGACGGTGTGACGATCGACGCCGTATACGACCCGGGTGCCGTCGTATACGACCGGGATGACGTCGTATACGACATCTCCCGGACGCCTGCCGATCACCCCGTGTTCGTCGTCGCCCACGGCTTCACCGGTGCCGTGGACCGGCCGCACGTGCGGCGGGTGGCTCAGGCCTTCACCCGGTACGGGGCCGTCGTCACGTTCTCCTTCCGGGGCCACGGGGCGTCCGGCGGGCGGTCGACGGTCGGGGACCGGGAGGTGCTCGACCTGGCGGCGGCGGTGCGGTGGGCCCGGGAGCTCGGGCACGCGCGCGTGGGCACGGTGGGGTTCTCGATGGGGGGCTCGGTGGTGCTGCGCCATGCGGCGCTGGTCGAGGAGGGCACGGACGCGGTGGTGTCCGTCAGCGCCCCCGCACGCTGGTACTACCGGGGGACGGCGCCCATGCGCCGGCTGCACTGGCTGGTGACGCGGCCGGAGGGCCGGGTGGTGAGCAGGTACGGCTTCCGTACCCGCATCCACCACCGGGACTGGGACCCGGTCCCGCTCTCTCCGGTGGAGGCGGTGCCGAGGATCGCACCCACGCCCCTGCTGATCGTGCACGGCGACGCCGACGGCTACTTCCCCGTCGACCATCCCCGCATGCTGGCCGCGGCCGCCGCCGACCAGGGCGAACTGTGGCTGGAGCCGGGCATGGGGCATGCCGAGCATGCGGCGAGCGACGAACTGCTGGGGCGGATCGGGGAGTGGGTCGTGGGCCGGGCGGGCTAG